From a region of the Spirochaetota bacterium genome:
- a CDS encoding cysteine synthase family protein has product MYENILQDIGNTPLIKINRLNPNIKVSIYAKIEGNNPTGSIKDRIALKMIEQAEFEGTLTKGKTIIEPTSGNTGISLAMIGVVKGYDVEIVMSEAVSQERRDMIQAFSATVTLTEADLGTDGAIVKARSLVRDYPEKYFMPDQFSNEYNKMAHYKTTSEEIWKQTNGRMDYFVSSIGTSGTLMGVGQALRENNPNIKIVCAQPVKGHYIQGLKNMAEAIVPSIYDPSQIDETIMVETEDAFEMSRQIVRNEGIFVGMSSGAALLAAIEVAKKIESGIIVVIFPDRGEKYLSTNLFKH; this is encoded by the coding sequence ATATACGAGAATATATTACAGGATATTGGCAATACTCCACTGATCAAGATCAATAGATTAAATCCCAACATAAAGGTTTCTATATATGCAAAGATCGAGGGGAATAATCCAACCGGGAGTATAAAAGATAGAATAGCATTGAAGATGATCGAGCAGGCTGAATTTGAAGGCACGTTGACCAAGGGGAAGACCATCATCGAGCCGACGTCCGGAAATACTGGAATATCTTTAGCCATGATTGGAGTGGTAAAGGGTTATGACGTTGAGATAGTTATGAGCGAGGCAGTGTCTCAGGAGAGAAGGGATATGATTCAGGCCTTTAGCGCAACAGTAACTCTTACAGAGGCTGATCTTGGAACAGATGGCGCGATTGTAAAGGCAAGGAGTCTGGTGAGGGACTATCCGGAGAAATATTTTATGCCTGATCAGTTTTCAAATGAATACAATAAAATGGCCCATTACAAAACCACCTCAGAAGAAATATGGAAGCAGACAAATGGGAGAATGGACTACTTTGTCTCTTCAATAGGCACCTCAGGGACGCTCATGGGTGTGGGGCAAGCGCTCAGGGAGAACAATCCCAACATTAAGATTGTCTGCGCTCAGCCGGTAAAGGGTCACTACATTCAAGGATTGAAAAACATGGCCGAGGCGATTGTCCCTTCGATTTATGATCCTTCTCAAATCGATGAAACTATCATGGTTGAAACAGAAGACGCCTTTGAGATGTCCAGGCAAATAGTGAGGAACGAAGGGATATTTGTCGGGATGAGCAGCGGAGCGGCGCTGCTGGCTGCAATAGAGGTAGCGAAAAAGATCGAATCAGGAATAATCGTGGTCATATTTCCCGATAGAGGAGAAAAATACCTTAGCACAAATCTGTTCAAGCATTAG
- a CDS encoding pentapeptide repeat-containing protein yields the protein MKRQTYIITNIILAVLFISNNILSYDKIDYMRAVKRDRNLNGANLKGVDLIGADLYYADLRKADLREAILYSANLRGADLRGADLTRADLYKADLYKTKFSGAKLLEANLCKAILYNSNLKDVNFAGANFNGTDLYNADLRGANLSNTDFSEAILIGADLTGADLTNADFYKANLIGAKLSNTKLNKANFSNANLTVAKLSGVDLTGAKISNSDSSNANLSNSDLSRADLVNSRFNNAKLIKSALIGADLNNAILIGVNLSNTNLTNAILTNTNLLTANLYKSNMSEANLQGANLKNANLRMVDFTGANLNKVDLQGADLTGATLIGANLDDADLAGADLRRAKISAELKNKINQHQVINYDSISWEDVYIEKEKSK from the coding sequence ATGAAACGCCAAACATATATAATAACAAACATCATATTAGCAGTATTATTTATTAGCAATAACATATTATCCTACGATAAAATTGATTATATGCGCGCTGTCAAACGAGACAGGAATCTCAATGGTGCGAACCTCAAGGGGGTGGATTTGATTGGGGCAGATCTATATTATGCTGATCTGCGTAAGGCAGATTTACGCGAGGCAATCCTTTATAGCGCGAATCTAAGAGGTGCTGACCTCCGAGGAGCGGACCTCACAAGGGCTGACCTTTATAAAGCGGATCTCTATAAAACAAAATTTTCGGGCGCAAAACTCCTAGAAGCCAATCTTTGTAAAGCGATTCTCTATAATTCAAACCTTAAGGATGTAAATTTTGCTGGAGCCAACTTCAATGGCACAGATCTATATAACGCAGATCTTCGGGGAGCGAACCTTAGTAACACAGATTTTAGCGAGGCAATACTTATTGGCGCTGACCTAACAGGCGCAGACCTGACCAATGCTGACTTTTACAAAGCAAACCTAATTGGCGCAAAATTGAGTAATACTAAGCTAAATAAAGCCAATTTTAGTAATGCAAACCTGACTGTGGCCAAGCTTAGCGGTGTAGACCTAACTGGCGCTAAAATCTCTAATTCTGATTCCTCTAATGCTAACCTCTCAAATTCCGATTTAAGCAGGGCTGATTTAGTAAACTCACGCTTTAATAATGCTAAGCTCATTAAATCCGCCCTGATTGGCGCTGATCTTAATAATGCTATTCTCATTGGGGTGAATCTCAGCAATACAAATTTAACCAATGCAATACTTACAAATACGAATCTTCTTACGGCAAATCTATATAAATCAAACATGAGTGAGGCAAATCTTCAAGGGGCGAATCTGAAAAATGCAAATCTTAGGATGGTCGATTTTACAGGCGCAAATCTGAACAAGGTAGACCTTCAAGGCGCGGATCTTACGGGAGCAACGCTTATTGGCGCTAATCTCGATGACGCGGACCTTGCCGGAGCTGATCTCAGAAGGGCTAAAATAAGCGCAGAATTAAAAAATAAAATCAATCAACACCAGGTAATCAATTATGATAGCATTAGCTGGGAGGATGTATATATTGAAAAAGAAAAAAGCAAGTAA
- a CDS encoding MBL fold metallo-hydrolase → MIIKCWGSRGSIPVTGSEYLRYGGDTTCIEIRTKNDKIIIIDAGTGIRKLGNKLINEDRYNYFMIFTHAHWDHLLGFPFFKPIYISKTDIKIYGCPFAQKSISEMLSKTMSPPYFPVKFEEAKSNIEFNGICDGSFIIDSILVTPIFLNHPNQGLGYKFEEDGKCFVFLTDNELTYKHPGGLAYQDYLNFSLNADVLIHDAEYTMDEYTTTKGWGHSVFNDALQLALDANVKRFGLFHINQDRTDAAVDDMVKTCRKITNTSNLECFAVNAGLEIVL, encoded by the coding sequence ATGATTATTAAATGTTGGGGTTCCAGGGGCTCAATACCTGTTACAGGAAGTGAGTATTTAAGGTATGGAGGGGATACAACCTGTATTGAAATAAGAACAAAAAATGATAAAATAATTATTATTGATGCAGGAACCGGCATTAGAAAATTAGGGAATAAACTAATCAATGAAGATCGTTATAATTATTTCATGATATTCACCCATGCACACTGGGATCATCTATTAGGATTTCCATTTTTCAAACCCATCTACATAAGTAAAACAGATATAAAAATATATGGTTGTCCTTTTGCCCAGAAGTCGATTAGTGAGATGCTCTCAAAGACAATGTCTCCACCATACTTTCCTGTAAAATTCGAAGAAGCAAAATCTAACATTGAATTTAATGGTATTTGTGATGGGAGTTTCATTATAGATAGTATCTTAGTAACACCAATCTTTTTAAATCATCCAAATCAGGGTTTGGGATATAAGTTTGAAGAAGATGGCAAGTGTTTTGTCTTTCTTACAGATAACGAGTTGACCTATAAACATCCAGGGGGCCTTGCTTATCAGGATTACCTGAATTTTTCTCTTAATGCAGATGTTTTAATACATGATGCCGAATACACTATGGATGAATACACAACAACTAAAGGATGGGGGCATAGCGTTTTCAATGATGCCCTGCAATTAGCGTTGGATGCCAACGTTAAACGCTTTGGCTTGTTTCATATTAATCAGGATAGAACTGATGCTGCTGTTGATGACATGGTAAAAACATGCAGAAAGATAACCAATACCTCAAACCTAGAATGCTTTGCGGTTAATGCCGGATTGGAAATTGTTTTGTGA
- a CDS encoding DUF3788 domain-containing protein — translation MDHERMLNKDYQPSQEEMLDHIGEGAGKVWKEITNYIDTNYSFLPEIRFGGNKYGWQIKYRKSGKTLSALFPEKNSFTVLIVFGKNEVDKFMRDINTYSKAIIDIFHNTKQYHDGKWLWIQVADDSLKNDILNLVMTKRKPNIPKK, via the coding sequence ATGGATCATGAACGGATGTTGAATAAGGATTATCAGCCATCACAAGAGGAGATGCTGGATCATATTGGAGAAGGGGCTGGGAAGGTATGGAAAGAGATTACTAATTATATTGATACAAATTATTCATTTCTTCCGGAAATCCGATTTGGAGGCAATAAGTATGGATGGCAAATTAAATATCGCAAAAGCGGTAAAACGCTAAGCGCATTATTTCCAGAGAAGAATTCATTTACTGTACTTATTGTTTTTGGGAAAAACGAAGTAGATAAATTTATGCGGGATATTAATACATACAGTAAAGCAATTATTGATATCTTTCATAATACAAAGCAATACCATGATGGCAAATGGTTGTGGATACAAGTCGCTGATGATTCATTAAAAAATGATATCCTGAATCTTGTTATGACAAAAAGAAAACCTAACATTCCTAAAAAGTGA
- a CDS encoding SDR family NAD(P)-dependent oxidoreductase, whose protein sequence is MKIKGKTAVITGAASGLGAATARRLHSLGANVLIADMNEAKGGEVSSELGSNAVFSKMNVTDTKEIQAGIELAMNKFKSIDILVNCAGTGFAMRTVGKEGPHDLEIFKTVINVNLIGTFDAIRQAAFQMQNNEPDIEGGERGVIVNTASVAAFDGQIGQVSYTASKAGIVGMTLPIARDLSIIGVRICTIAPGIFDTPLMQAFTEEGKASLLHQTQFPKRFGKPDEFAMLAQQIIENPVLNGETIRLDGGIRMGPK, encoded by the coding sequence ATGAAGATAAAAGGTAAAACAGCAGTTATTACAGGCGCTGCAAGCGGATTAGGCGCTGCTACAGCAAGGCGGCTTCACAGTTTAGGGGCAAATGTACTGATTGCGGATATGAATGAAGCGAAGGGAGGGGAGGTCTCTTCTGAATTGGGATCAAATGCTGTATTCTCCAAAATGAATGTGACTGACACAAAGGAAATTCAGGCTGGGATTGAACTTGCTATGAATAAGTTTAAATCAATAGACATTCTGGTCAATTGTGCAGGCACAGGGTTTGCCATGAGAACAGTAGGCAAGGAAGGCCCTCATGATCTGGAAATATTCAAAACAGTTATAAATGTTAATCTAATTGGTACATTCGATGCCATTCGCCAGGCAGCCTTTCAGATGCAGAATAATGAGCCTGATATAGAGGGAGGAGAAAGAGGGGTGATCGTTAATACTGCATCAGTAGCGGCATTTGATGGACAGATCGGGCAGGTCTCCTATACCGCATCAAAGGCTGGCATTGTTGGTATGACCCTTCCAATCGCTAGAGATCTCTCTATCATTGGAGTGAGGATATGCACCATCGCTCCTGGCATTTTTGACACACCACTAATGCAGGCTTTTACTGAGGAGGGCAAGGCTTCCCTCCTTCATCAAACACAATTCCCAAAGAGATTTGGAAAACCGGATGAATTTGCCATGCTGGCACAGCAAATTATTGAAAATCCTGTATTAAACGGAGAAACGATTCGCTTAGATGGAGGCATTAGGATGGGGCCAAAGTGA
- a CDS encoding PKD domain-containing protein codes for MDIFKFRNTTKIFRINIIIINSMLIGLLKPMIMITLFVLYLSTLGCKSDDDSDPLFFGPADGEFASHPRIAMPFGAEATGEAIAVWEQDGKIVTNFYYPGPDPSWSGPGEIETNYINNTDPHITMNSYREALLIWKSNDEYLMAQYDYTNGWRGIMEDSESGGILAESAGIKMDDDGKAVIVWTDTRASFIGVWSFRYSLNNGWYLPYADNFDIDSGNYSNASNPQIAMYPKRHYNSTVIVWKEESNIYSSFLIFYDYQDWSSVRRIGNDVDDEAAPEISVCYEDEFSAIVTFKSNNKIYYNQAYIDSEDRIDWIGQVEVETEEPAISNTQVAMDANGNGMLLWAEEDGNIYAKRYDAVSGWEGTQWLGGDVGNEPYPRIASDREGNFIAIWSANGLAIQCNRYDVNDGWLGARQIYLSANPIHQELRPWIAMGGSPTGGPGIAVAVWSDEGVIKSYDWIPPTTSFTVSSSPQVNQPVTFSATGEDWDGDITTYKWDFENDGIIDATGQSVSHTYNEVGSYSVLLRVFDDDGVANRMVQLVNVGSESGCAPMSITSGDPPDGTVGVPYSHTITVSGGEVPIHFQEINGFPNGLTLDYYTGELSGTPTESGSFNMEIIIYDSCQPDAQSISDTYTINIME; via the coding sequence ATGGATATTTTTAAATTTCGAAATACAACAAAAATCTTTAGAATTAATATTATCATAATTAATTCAATGCTGATTGGATTGCTAAAACCTATGATCATGATAACGTTATTTGTATTATATTTATCAACATTGGGTTGCAAAAGTGATGATGATAGCGATCCATTATTTTTCGGGCCTGCTGATGGGGAATTTGCCAGTCATCCCAGGATCGCAATGCCATTCGGCGCAGAGGCAACAGGCGAGGCTATTGCTGTATGGGAGCAGGATGGAAAGATTGTTACGAATTTCTATTATCCTGGACCTGATCCAAGCTGGTCAGGGCCTGGGGAGATAGAAACCAATTATATCAATAACACTGATCCTCATATAACGATGAACTCTTATAGAGAAGCATTGCTTATATGGAAGAGTAATGATGAATACTTAATGGCACAATACGATTATACTAATGGTTGGCGTGGAATAATGGAGGATAGCGAATCCGGGGGTATTTTAGCAGAATCAGCAGGGATTAAAATGGATGACGATGGCAAAGCAGTAATTGTTTGGACCGATACGAGAGCTTCATTTATTGGAGTTTGGTCTTTCAGATATTCTTTGAATAACGGATGGTATCTACCCTATGCTGACAATTTTGATATAGACAGCGGCAATTATTCAAATGCATCGAATCCTCAAATAGCCATGTATCCCAAAAGACACTATAACAGCACAGTAATTGTATGGAAAGAAGAAAGCAATATTTATTCGAGTTTTTTGATTTTTTATGATTATCAAGATTGGTCAAGTGTAAGGAGAATAGGAAACGATGTTGATGATGAGGCCGCGCCGGAGATTTCAGTCTGCTATGAAGATGAGTTCAGTGCCATTGTGACGTTTAAATCCAACAATAAAATCTATTACAATCAGGCATATATTGACAGTGAGGATAGAATCGATTGGATTGGTCAGGTAGAGGTTGAAACTGAAGAGCCAGCCATATCGAATACTCAGGTTGCAATGGATGCAAACGGGAATGGCATGTTGCTATGGGCAGAGGAGGATGGAAATATTTATGCCAAACGTTATGACGCTGTTAGCGGTTGGGAGGGGACACAATGGCTGGGAGGAGATGTCGGGAATGAACCCTATCCTCGTATTGCGTCTGATAGAGAGGGAAATTTTATTGCTATATGGTCGGCCAATGGTTTGGCCATACAATGCAATCGCTATGATGTAAATGATGGATGGTTAGGAGCAAGGCAGATATATCTCAGCGCTAATCCTATTCATCAGGAATTAAGACCATGGATCGCAATGGGCGGGAGCCCAACAGGCGGACCTGGAATAGCCGTGGCAGTGTGGTCGGATGAAGGTGTAATAAAATCCTATGACTGGATTCCTCCAACAACCTCTTTTACTGTATCATCATCTCCTCAGGTTAATCAGCCAGTTACCTTTTCCGCAACCGGAGAGGACTGGGATGGGGATATTACTACATATAAATGGGATTTCGAGAATGATGGAATAATAGATGCAACCGGGCAAAGCGTGTCCCATACCTACAATGAGGTGGGATCATACTCTGTTCTCCTGCGAGTTTTTGATGACGATGGCGTGGCAAATCGAATGGTTCAATTAGTTAATGTAGGTTCTGAGTCTGGCTGCGCTCCAATGTCTATCACCAGCGGCGATCCGCCTGATGGAACTGTAGGCGTACCATACTCACATACAATAACAGTATCCGGTGGGGAAGTGCCAATTCATTTTCAGGAGATAAACGGCTTCCCTAATGGATTAACCCTCGATTATTATACAGGCGAGCTCAGTGGCACTCCTACTGAAAGTGGATCATTTAATATGGAAATTATCATCTATGATAGCTGTCAGCCTGATGCTCAATCCATATCAGATACTTATACTATTAATATTATGGAATAG